In a single window of the Spirochaeta isovalerica genome:
- a CDS encoding CheR family methyltransferase has protein sequence MSDFLSDADFEKYKNFIYDKSGIFFSNSNRTILESRLRERLRTTGHETVLDYFNLISRDQEEMRALLDSVTTNLTRFFRNAAHYDTFINYVIPDLVERKKASGDKVFKIWSAGCSSGEEPYTNAMVLSEYLPADFKIDILASDLSLKSLMKAQEGFYPASKINGIPDNYLKKYMDPVENGYIMKDSIKKLIKFDYHNLKFPSDSRNLDVVFCRNVLIYFDEAAQKNVVEGFWNSMRDHSYLFIGHSESLFGMNTKFEFIKTDWACIYGKNVK, from the coding sequence GTGTCTGATTTTTTATCTGATGCAGATTTTGAAAAGTACAAAAACTTCATTTATGACAAGAGCGGAATTTTTTTCTCCAATTCCAATAGAACCATACTGGAGAGCCGTTTAAGAGAGCGCTTGAGGACCACTGGTCATGAAACGGTTCTGGATTATTTTAATCTTATAAGCCGGGACCAGGAGGAAATGCGCGCATTACTCGATTCCGTAACAACAAACCTGACCCGTTTTTTCCGTAACGCGGCTCATTACGATACATTTATCAATTATGTTATTCCCGATCTGGTTGAGAGGAAAAAAGCCTCGGGAGATAAGGTCTTTAAAATCTGGAGTGCCGGCTGTTCGTCCGGAGAAGAACCTTATACCAATGCCATGGTTCTTTCGGAATATCTGCCGGCCGATTTTAAAATAGACATTCTGGCATCAGATCTCAGCTTGAAGTCTCTTATGAAAGCTCAGGAAGGTTTTTATCCGGCTTCAAAAATTAACGGTATACCGGATAACTATCTGAAAAAATATATGGATCCTGTTGAGAACGGATACATAATGAAAGATAGTATAAAAAAACTCATTAAATTTGATTATCACAATTTGAAATTTCCATCAGATTCCAGAAATCTCGATGTAGTATTCTGCCGAAATGTTCTCATTTATTTTGATGAAGCCGCACAGAAAAATGTTGTGGAGGGTTTCTGGAATTCCATGAGAGATCACTCATATCTTTTTATAGGTCATTCCGAGTCGCTGTTCGGCATGAACACCAAATTTGAATTTATCAAGACAGACTGGGCCTGTATCTACGGTAAAAACGTAAAATAG
- a CDS encoding bifunctional nuclease family protein: MNYKEKRVQLAVKGISLHQESQMPVIILQSADGKHTLPISIGPFEASAIITQLENIHPPRPLTHDLFSEMLIKHKFKLTSLYIYKAVQDKFYASIQYKHGLKNHNIEVRPSDGIALIIRHGGSIYVNMDILKEKADQNWIFEMDRMSEDFLFLKNNSNEHSFM; encoded by the coding sequence ATGAATTACAAGGAAAAGAGAGTCCAACTGGCTGTTAAGGGAATATCGCTTCATCAGGAATCACAGATGCCTGTAATCATTCTTCAAAGCGCTGACGGTAAACATACTCTACCCATTTCGATCGGCCCCTTTGAGGCCAGCGCCATTATAACCCAGCTTGAAAACATACATCCGCCCCGTCCTTTAACCCACGATCTTTTTTCGGAAATGCTCATAAAACACAAATTCAAACTTACGTCTCTTTATATTTATAAGGCTGTACAGGATAAATTTTATGCCTCTATTCAATATAAGCACGGTTTGAAAAATCATAATATTGAAGTCCGCCCCAGCGATGGTATTGCCCTGATTATACGGCATGGCGGTTCAATTTATGTCAATATGGATATACTGAAGGAAAAAGCCGACCAGAATTGGATTTTTGAGATGGACCGGATGTCTGAAGACTTCCTCTTTTTAAAAAATAACAGCAACGAACATTCTTTTATGTAA
- the lptC gene encoding LPS export ABC transporter periplasmic protein LptC, which translates to MTESRYYLSILFLLLSFSCTLDYSDAGLSDSLSEEIPDIIIEDYESVEVRNGSPALKIEAGTAQFFNKKEETHLTDVDFYNYDDRKVSTHGRTSSAILNMKSGDASMSGGILIESAEDDSRLETETLYWIDEEKLLSSDREDRVIVIDKEGSKLEGLGFSADIKRKSINFEGEVSGEFNSQE; encoded by the coding sequence ATGACAGAGTCAAGGTATTACTTATCTATCTTATTTCTCTTACTCTCTTTTTCCTGCACTCTCGATTACAGCGATGCCGGATTATCTGATTCCCTATCGGAAGAGATTCCCGATATAATTATTGAAGATTATGAATCTGTTGAAGTAAGGAACGGGTCACCCGCCCTGAAAATAGAAGCGGGAACAGCTCAGTTTTTCAATAAAAAAGAGGAAACGCATCTTACTGATGTCGATTTTTACAATTATGATGACCGGAAAGTATCCACTCACGGCAGAACTTCCAGCGCGATACTGAACATGAAAAGCGGGGACGCCTCAATGTCAGGAGGCATTCTCATAGAATCAGCTGAAGATGATTCCAGGCTAGAGACTGAAACTCTGTACTGGATTGATGAGGAAAAATTGTTGTCTTCCGACAGAGAGGACCGGGTTATTGTCATTGATAAAGAAGGTTCGAAATTAGAAGGCCTGGGGTTTTCAGCAGATATCAAGAGAAAAAGCATCAATTTTGAAGGGGAAGTTTCAGGTGAATTCAACTCTCAGGAATAA
- a CDS encoding LptA/OstA family protein → MNSTLRNKHFLIIILFTALSTIFGESIEFSADSMRYEAAEGKEFTLLSGSAFVRTGSKEIRADEIKLFGEDYNILLCEGNVSVLDSEEELQISSSYLYYDRERKITRINGRSEMQDFKNEMIIKSGFLEYRQEDDIVIMQIGVRILKEDLTCRCEFATYDKAADTLEMTGIPVVYKNEDVFRASQITVLLENDEIQMDGKVEGSLIIKDEESGSDPES, encoded by the coding sequence GTGAATTCAACTCTCAGGAATAAGCATTTTCTCATTATCATTTTATTTACGGCACTGAGTACCATCTTTGGCGAATCTATTGAGTTTTCAGCCGACTCGATGCGATATGAAGCCGCAGAAGGTAAAGAATTTACTCTTCTGTCCGGTAGCGCTTTTGTCAGAACGGGCAGTAAGGAAATCCGGGCGGACGAAATAAAACTCTTCGGAGAGGACTACAACATCCTGCTTTGTGAAGGAAATGTATCCGTTCTGGACAGCGAAGAAGAACTTCAGATTAGCAGTTCCTACCTCTATTATGACAGAGAAAGGAAAATTACCAGAATCAACGGTCGTTCGGAAATGCAGGATTTTAAGAACGAAATGATAATAAAATCCGGATTTCTTGAATACCGTCAGGAAGATGATATTGTAATAATGCAGATTGGAGTCCGGATTTTAAAAGAAGATCTGACTTGCCGTTGTGAGTTCGCCACCTATGATAAAGCTGCAGATACTCTTGAAATGACAGGCATTCCAGTTGTTTATAAAAATGAAGATGTTTTCCGAGCTTCGCAGATTACCGTTCTCCTGGAAAATGATGAAATACAGATGGACGGAAAAGTGGAAGGCTCTCTGATTATAAAGGATGAGGAAAGTGGAAGCGATCCTGAAAGTTGA
- the lptB gene encoding LPS export ABC transporter ATP-binding protein, whose protein sequence is MRKVEAILKVEGLRKVFGRKEAVKDMSFSMKKGEIVGLLGPNGAGKTTCFYMIAGFIRPTSGKIFLNEKEITHDPMFRRALNGISYLPQDASVFRKLTVEQNIWAILETRKDLSTSDKKDYLESLISDLGIGNVRKQKAFTLSGGERRRTEIARSLASNPQFLLLDEPFAGIDPIAVFEIKKIVEHLSDRGIGVLITDHNVRDTLAITERSYITNLGEILVSGSKEELLQSETARKIYLGHDFSM, encoded by the coding sequence ATGAGGAAAGTGGAAGCGATCCTGAAAGTTGAAGGTCTAAGAAAAGTATTCGGACGGAAAGAAGCGGTTAAAGACATGAGCTTTTCCATGAAAAAAGGGGAAATTGTTGGATTGCTAGGTCCTAATGGGGCGGGAAAGACGACCTGTTTTTATATGATAGCCGGTTTTATCCGGCCGACTTCGGGAAAGATCTTCCTTAATGAAAAAGAAATAACCCATGACCCGATGTTCCGCAGAGCTCTTAATGGAATATCCTATCTGCCTCAGGATGCCTCAGTGTTCAGAAAATTAACAGTCGAGCAGAATATCTGGGCTATTCTGGAAACGAGAAAAGATTTATCAACATCGGACAAAAAGGACTATCTTGAATCTCTCATTTCTGATCTCGGAATCGGAAATGTGAGGAAACAGAAAGCTTTCACCCTTTCCGGGGGGGAGAGAAGGCGGACGGAAATTGCCCGTTCACTCGCCAGCAATCCCCAGTTCCTGCTTCTCGATGAACCCTTTGCCGGAATTGATCCGATTGCCGTATTTGAAATCAAAAAGATAGTGGAACACCTATCGGATCGAGGAATCGGTGTCCTGATAACCGATCACAACGTAAGAGATACTTTAGCCATCACTGAAAGATCATATATTACAAATCTGGGAGAAATTCTTGTAAGCGGATCGAAAGAGGAACTGCTGCAGAGTGAAACAGCCAGAAAAATTTATCTTGGTCACGATTTTTCCATGTAA
- the rpoN gene encoding RNA polymerase factor sigma-54, which translates to MQFQRPVLKQEMKLKMSPQLLQSISLLALPLQNLKLKIKEEVEKNPALEYVNENQSLSYDEIVDKKKEDFDPFENSSDSGYTQTKWQGNDNSKRQFMEGTISRSESLQEHMVSQLHLQPIGEREREIGELLIYNLDNNGFYIEEPELLVKSDELELMKKVRHLVRQLDPVGTCVRDYIESLKVQAEIDGRYPPGTLEVIENYLELLNRGKISDIAKKTGLSEDDIDDILYYIRFLDPFPGREYSIETPSYIIPDLIVKKREGDYFLTINEEEIPILQINSYFEELSKDENKEGEDKEVNRFVNSAVRDAKWFMNTINLWNSTLLKTARAIVDFQRDFFRKGPKYLVPLTLKDIAREIDMNESTVSRITRGKYIQTEWGVFELKYFFTNAVSSGNSKTAVKEIIKEIIEENKSGKKLSDQKISDLLQMRGINIARRTVAKYRKELDIMPSFRR; encoded by the coding sequence TTGCAGTTTCAAAGACCTGTATTAAAGCAGGAAATGAAGCTGAAGATGAGTCCACAGCTTCTGCAGTCGATCAGTCTTTTAGCTTTACCGTTACAGAATCTGAAATTAAAGATTAAAGAAGAAGTAGAAAAAAATCCTGCTTTGGAATATGTAAACGAAAACCAGTCTCTCTCCTACGATGAAATCGTCGATAAAAAAAAGGAAGATTTCGATCCTTTTGAAAATTCGTCCGATTCCGGTTATACCCAAACAAAATGGCAGGGAAACGATAATTCGAAGCGACAATTCATGGAAGGCACTATCAGCCGGTCCGAATCGCTTCAGGAACACATGGTATCCCAGCTCCATCTTCAGCCCATCGGCGAAAGGGAAAGGGAGATCGGAGAGCTGCTCATCTACAACCTTGATAACAATGGATTCTATATCGAGGAACCGGAGCTCCTGGTCAAATCTGATGAACTGGAGCTTATGAAAAAAGTTCGTCATTTAGTTCGACAGCTCGATCCTGTCGGAACCTGCGTAAGAGATTACATAGAGTCCCTTAAAGTACAGGCGGAAATTGACGGACGCTATCCTCCGGGAACTCTGGAAGTCATAGAGAATTATCTGGAGCTTCTCAACAGAGGTAAAATTTCTGATATCGCTAAAAAAACAGGTCTTTCCGAAGATGATATAGATGACATTCTCTACTACATTCGGTTTCTCGATCCTTTCCCCGGACGGGAGTATTCCATTGAAACGCCTTCTTACATAATTCCCGATCTGATTGTGAAAAAAAGAGAGGGGGATTATTTTCTCACCATTAATGAGGAGGAAATCCCCATACTTCAGATCAATTCCTATTTTGAAGAGCTATCAAAAGATGAAAACAAAGAGGGCGAGGACAAAGAAGTCAACAGATTCGTCAATTCGGCAGTTCGTGACGCCAAATGGTTTATGAATACAATAAACCTGTGGAACTCGACCCTTCTGAAAACAGCCAGAGCCATCGTTGATTTTCAGAGAGACTTCTTCAGAAAAGGCCCCAAGTATCTGGTCCCGCTGACATTAAAAGATATAGCCAGAGAAATCGATATGAACGAATCGACTGTATCGAGAATCACCCGCGGTAAATACATTCAAACCGAATGGGGTGTATTTGAATTGAAATACTTCTTTACCAATGCCGTTTCTTCAGGCAATTCAAAAACAGCAGTAAAGGAAATTATCAAAGAAATAATTGAAGAAAATAAATCCGGTAAAAAACTCTCAGATCAGAAGATTTCCGATCTTCTGCAGATGAGAGGTATAAATATTGCCCGGAGAACAGTAGCCAAGTACCGAAAGGAACTTGACATTATGCCGTCCTTCAGGCGCTAA
- the hpf gene encoding ribosome hibernation-promoting factor, HPF/YfiA family: protein MTVNVKGVHYNVSDNTKEYIDKRLEKLEFADELIVELDIVITKEAKGFFTVEAKIHFRWGEHSHMKVEERELYKALDELADKLLIKVSREKEKIKEH from the coding sequence ATGACAGTAAATGTAAAAGGTGTTCATTACAATGTAAGTGACAACACGAAAGAGTACATCGACAAGAGACTGGAAAAACTGGAATTTGCTGATGAGCTGATCGTAGAACTCGACATTGTGATAACCAAGGAAGCCAAAGGTTTTTTTACTGTAGAAGCAAAAATTCACTTCCGTTGGGGCGAGCATAGCCATATGAAAGTAGAGGAAAGGGAGCTCTATAAAGCCCTCGATGAACTGGCTGATAAATTATTGATTAAAGTTTCCAGAGAGAAAGAAAAAATCAAGGAGCACTGA
- the hprK gene encoding HPr(Ser) kinase/phosphatase: protein MKSLTVLDLLDLDLKEHNALELKCLAGRKGLVREITVPELNRPGLPLNGFYENFAEQRIQLVGRGEYAFLEKLFKERETDSVEKLFTYTIPCCIFSHNLQPHKYFLEIAEKSHTPVLITSLTSSEISVRLIRLLSNYFAPQQTVHGVLVEVAGSGVLIQGDSGVGKSETALELIERGHRLVADDAVVIRCISGNNLIGSGTNKVIGHHMEIRGLGIINISHIFGVGAIRDEKQIDFVVQLEEWDSSQIYDRIGSHETTTDILGVKVPYLKIPVKPGRNIPIIIETAALNERLKQKGQYSAREFNKNIIQWLESENARKVYLENYNNKQDIK, encoded by the coding sequence ATGAAATCTCTTACAGTGCTCGATCTTCTTGATCTGGATTTAAAAGAACACAATGCTCTTGAATTAAAATGCCTGGCGGGAAGAAAGGGGCTTGTAAGGGAAATCACGGTTCCGGAACTGAACAGACCGGGGCTTCCTTTAAACGGATTTTATGAGAATTTTGCCGAACAGCGGATTCAGCTCGTGGGAAGAGGGGAATACGCTTTTCTGGAAAAACTCTTTAAAGAAAGAGAGACCGATTCTGTCGAGAAGCTTTTCACTTACACCATCCCCTGCTGCATCTTCAGCCACAATCTCCAGCCGCATAAATACTTTCTGGAAATCGCAGAGAAAAGCCATACTCCCGTGTTGATCACCTCTTTGACATCTTCGGAAATTTCAGTCAGACTTATCCGTCTCCTGAGCAATTATTTTGCACCGCAGCAAACCGTTCACGGTGTTCTGGTAGAAGTTGCTGGAAGCGGTGTTCTTATCCAGGGAGACAGCGGAGTCGGTAAAAGCGAGACGGCTCTGGAACTTATTGAAAGAGGGCACAGGCTGGTTGCAGATGATGCCGTCGTAATCCGCTGTATAAGCGGAAACAATCTCATTGGTTCAGGTACCAATAAGGTCATCGGACATCACATGGAAATACGAGGGCTTGGAATAATCAATATCTCCCATATATTCGGGGTAGGAGCCATACGCGATGAAAAACAGATCGATTTTGTCGTCCAGCTTGAAGAATGGGATTCCAGTCAGATATACGACCGCATAGGTTCTCATGAAACGACTACGGATATTTTGGGAGTGAAAGTACCCTACCTCAAGATTCCCGTAAAGCCGGGCCGGAATATTCCTATAATTATCGAAACAGCCGCTCTTAACGAAAGGCTGAAACAGAAGGGACAATATTCAGCCCGGGAGTTTAACAAAAATATAATCCAGTGGCTGGAATCGGAGAATGCCCGTAAGGTCTACCTGGAAAACTATAATAATAAACAGGATATTAAATGA
- a CDS encoding HPr family phosphocarrier protein: MKQKTTTIKNRAGIHARPAALIVQTASQFESNIFLEKDTEKINAKSIMGIITLGASYKTDIIVSAEGSDEEEAVEAIAALFEKKFEEE; encoded by the coding sequence ATGAAGCAGAAAACAACTACCATAAAAAACAGAGCAGGCATACATGCCCGACCGGCAGCCCTGATCGTTCAGACCGCCAGCCAGTTTGAATCCAATATATTTCTGGAAAAAGATACGGAAAAAATCAACGCCAAATCCATTATGGGGATAATAACCTTGGGAGCCAGTTACAAAACAGATATTATCGTTTCAGCTGAAGGTAGCGATGAAGAGGAAGCCGTCGAAGCAATCGCCGCACTTTTCGAGAAGAAATTCGAAGAGGAATAA
- a CDS encoding sensor histidine kinase, with protein MRLSRPRNLSIKTLYSAILLYLLIIVLFLFFTDQVLEDINSISQSYIPFILPLAIVMPLFLMIFIIYYLIKLKRMNKVHSPGIRLKSRLILFFSIIILFSAIPQTILSFKYIKQSTDKWFDDSLGDALESGLEIALDYHRSYIDDLNDLYKSPEITSIIFKYREDPSSLWTALKGLNNSLSSMQFAFAGDELFSGDEDCRIENSAFYSLGDGIQPKRSVRGVDILGFLKILNLDGTELRILCSIRIPDKFNINTARLTFSIDQFQQYKDFQEIFPVYALFIYLFFALPLIFLAILTAFTLSDDVTVPLERLEKATRRVAEGDYSFRILSPANDELSLLTTSFNEMINELELSRIKILQTEKVTTWQEIAQRLAHEIRNPLTPIKLSAQRVLRKKDSPNVSEILETSMNLIINEVQSLDNMLQQFRDFARLPKIEPVSIALESLIRESTSMYNETFPAISLEIEEIDATIRIHADRNQLKQVFINLITNAIEAMNGVGTINIRTDIVQKGYTRYCRIQIQDHGSGIAQEDIPRVFHPYYTTKENGTGLGLSIIERIIFDHKGRIWLESQMGSGTTFYIDLPVEVEE; from the coding sequence ATGAGATTAAGCAGGCCCAGAAATTTATCAATCAAAACTCTTTACTCTGCCATTCTTCTCTATCTTCTAATAATCGTTCTGTTCTTATTCTTTACAGATCAGGTACTGGAAGATATCAATTCAATAAGTCAGAGCTATATCCCTTTTATTCTTCCTCTGGCCATTGTTATGCCTCTTTTTCTCATGATCTTTATCATCTATTACCTGATTAAGCTGAAACGGATGAACAAAGTTCATTCACCGGGAATCAGACTCAAGTCCCGTCTCATTTTGTTTTTTTCCATAATTATTCTCTTTTCCGCAATTCCCCAGACAATCCTGTCTTTTAAATATATTAAGCAATCAACTGACAAATGGTTCGACGATAGCCTGGGAGACGCCCTGGAAAGCGGTCTGGAAATAGCACTGGATTATCACCGCTCCTATATTGACGATTTAAATGACTTATATAAATCTCCGGAAATTACTTCCATTATTTTCAAATACAGGGAGGACCCGTCTTCTCTCTGGACCGCTCTTAAGGGGCTGAATAACAGCCTCTCTTCCATGCAATTCGCTTTCGCCGGAGATGAGCTATTTTCCGGTGATGAAGACTGCCGAATCGAAAATTCGGCTTTTTACTCTCTTGGAGACGGTATTCAGCCGAAGAGGTCTGTCAGGGGTGTCGATATCCTGGGGTTCCTCAAAATTCTTAATCTCGATGGAACAGAGCTCCGGATTCTCTGCTCGATCCGCATACCTGACAAATTCAATATAAATACAGCCAGACTGACTTTTTCAATCGATCAATTTCAACAATACAAAGATTTTCAGGAGATATTTCCCGTCTACGCTCTTTTTATATATCTCTTCTTTGCCCTGCCTCTGATTTTTCTCGCCATTCTCACCGCATTCACACTGAGCGACGATGTGACAGTTCCGCTGGAGAGACTTGAAAAAGCTACCAGGAGGGTGGCGGAAGGAGATTATTCATTCAGGATACTCAGTCCGGCTAACGATGAGCTGTCTCTTCTTACGACCTCGTTCAATGAAATGATCAATGAACTGGAACTTTCGAGAATAAAAATTCTACAGACGGAAAAAGTGACAACCTGGCAGGAGATTGCCCAGAGACTAGCCCATGAAATCCGGAATCCGCTGACACCGATAAAACTGTCAGCGCAACGGGTTTTGAGAAAAAAGGACAGTCCGAACGTTTCGGAAATACTGGAAACATCAATGAATCTCATCATCAACGAAGTTCAATCTCTGGATAATATGCTGCAGCAATTCCGCGATTTTGCCAGACTGCCAAAAATCGAACCGGTCAGCATAGCTCTCGAATCTCTCATCAGGGAGAGCACGTCTATGTACAATGAGACCTTTCCAGCCATATCATTGGAAATTGAAGAGATAGATGCAACGATTAGAATCCATGCCGATAGAAATCAGCTGAAACAGGTTTTTATCAACCTGATAACCAATGCCATAGAAGCGATGAATGGCGTGGGAACCATTAACATTAGGACGGATATTGTTCAGAAAGGATATACGAGATATTGTCGAATTCAGATTCAGGATCACGGGTCGGGTATTGCACAGGAAGATATCCCGCGGGTGTTCCACCCTTATTATACGACAAAAGAAAACGGGACGGGTCTCGGTCTTTCCATAATTGAACGAATTATATTTGATCACAAAGGAAGAATATGGCTTGAGTCGCAAATGGGGTCGGGTACCACATTCTATATAGATTTACCAGTCGAGGTGGAAGAATGA
- a CDS encoding sigma-54-dependent transcriptional regulator has product MNSILIIDDEPGIREILKDILQDEGYTVYQAGDGFEGLHLLKTTKVELVLLDIWLPRMGGIDVLKELKSTYPELEVIVISGHANVDMAVNAIKLGAFDFLEKPLDMDRVITLTRNALKIESLKQENKNLKNQLMIEDRMIGSSSSLDEVNRIIEQSAGSDSRVMITGENGTGKELVARRIHLGSNRRGKPFIEVNCAAIPDNLIESELFGHEKGAFTGASSLRKGKFEAADGGTLFLDEVADMSLSAQAKVLRAIQEMQFERVGGEQSIKVDVRILSATNKNIAEEIEKGKFREDLFFRLNVIPITLPPLRERVDDLDELVSYFMVKFKKEGTSPKTISPEGMAFLKKYPWPGNIRELKNFLERVNIMCNEQEISLESVQTYIGEHSINSEDETLNGFKDLKLNEAKDKFERELLVYYLKENNYNISKTAQVLGIYPSNLHSKIKKFDIEVKK; this is encoded by the coding sequence ATGAACAGCATATTGATCATAGATGATGAGCCGGGGATCAGGGAAATCCTGAAAGATATTCTTCAGGATGAAGGTTACACCGTCTATCAGGCCGGCGATGGCTTCGAGGGTCTTCATCTTTTGAAAACCACAAAGGTTGAGTTGGTTCTGCTCGATATATGGTTACCCAGAATGGGTGGGATCGATGTTCTGAAAGAGCTGAAAAGCACTTACCCCGAACTGGAAGTCATCGTCATTTCGGGTCACGCCAATGTGGATATGGCTGTAAACGCCATCAAACTGGGAGCTTTCGATTTTCTTGAGAAACCGCTCGATATGGACAGGGTCATTACCTTAACGAGGAATGCGCTCAAGATTGAAAGCCTCAAACAGGAAAACAAAAACCTAAAAAACCAGCTGATGATTGAAGACAGAATGATCGGCTCATCATCGTCTCTCGATGAAGTTAACCGTATCATAGAACAAAGCGCCGGTTCCGATTCGAGAGTGATGATCACTGGCGAAAACGGTACGGGGAAAGAACTTGTCGCCAGAAGGATTCACCTGGGCAGCAACCGCAGGGGCAAACCTTTTATCGAAGTCAATTGCGCGGCCATACCCGACAATCTGATCGAGAGTGAACTTTTCGGACATGAAAAAGGGGCTTTTACAGGTGCGTCTTCCCTAAGAAAGGGGAAATTCGAAGCAGCGGACGGCGGTACACTTTTCCTCGATGAAGTGGCTGATATGTCCCTCAGTGCCCAGGCTAAAGTTCTCAGGGCTATTCAGGAAATGCAATTTGAAAGAGTAGGCGGAGAACAATCCATAAAAGTCGATGTTCGCATACTGTCTGCAACCAACAAAAACATAGCCGAAGAAATCGAAAAGGGGAAATTCAGAGAGGACCTTTTTTTCAGGTTGAATGTCATCCCCATTACGCTTCCCCCGTTGAGAGAAAGAGTCGATGACCTTGATGAACTCGTCTCCTATTTCATGGTTAAATTCAAAAAAGAGGGAACATCCCCCAAAACCATTTCTCCCGAAGGAATGGCTTTCCTGAAAAAATACCCATGGCCCGGAAATATCAGGGAACTGAAAAATTTTCTCGAACGTGTCAATATCATGTGCAATGAGCAGGAAATTTCTCTAGAATCAGTTCAAACCTATATAGGTGAACACTCCATAAATTCAGAAGATGAAACTCTCAACGGTTTTAAGGATTTAAAACTAAATGAGGCAAAAGATAAATTTGAAAGGGAACTTCTGGTTTATTATCTCAAGGAAAACAACTATAATATCAGCAAAACGGCACAGGTACTGGGGATATACCCGAGCAACCTTCACAGTAAAATAAAAAAATTCGATATTGAAGTAAAGAAATAG
- the lexA gene encoding transcriptional repressor LexA, with protein MKNLTKRQSEVLDFIKVFIDSHKYPPTIREIAGNFEISVKGAYDHVKALEKKDVISCDTNRSRAIEIRSSGSDEEMISIPVLGNVAAGLPLMASENFDGYINLPSGILKQGDFFALYVKGDSMINAGILDGDTAIIKQKSTAENGEIIVALIDDSVTLKRFYKESSRVKLMAENDDYSPIYTQNIRILGKLVKILRDYE; from the coding sequence ATGAAAAACCTGACCAAAAGGCAGTCTGAAGTTCTCGATTTTATAAAAGTATTTATTGACTCCCATAAATATCCTCCTACGATCAGAGAAATTGCCGGCAATTTCGAGATTTCTGTGAAAGGTGCCTATGACCATGTAAAAGCTCTGGAGAAAAAAGACGTTATATCCTGTGACACGAACCGATCCAGGGCCATTGAAATTCGTTCCAGCGGAAGTGATGAGGAAATGATTTCCATTCCCGTTCTGGGAAATGTTGCCGCAGGACTGCCTCTTATGGCCTCGGAAAATTTCGACGGTTACATCAATCTCCCGTCAGGCATATTGAAACAGGGGGATTTTTTTGCCCTTTATGTCAAAGGAGACAGCATGATTAATGCGGGGATTCTCGATGGAGACACCGCTATCATCAAACAGAAATCAACTGCCGAAAACGGCGAGATAATTGTAGCCCTGATAGACGATTCGGTAACGCTGAAAAGATTCTATAAAGAAAGCAGCCGGGTGAAACTGATGGCTGAAAATGATGATTACAGCCCCATTTATACCCAGAACATACGGATCCTCGGAAAGCTTGTAAAAATACTGAGAGACTATGAGTAA